ttataagtatttatgtgtatatttcaAACCTATATTCAATTTACTGAACTTCTATTACAtctttatatagtttaattgatgaaaaaataaaatatgaacaaaatagAAAAGTGTAAATAGGGCCATGTGTTTGAAGAATACAAGTGTTCAAATAGATAACAACTTTGTAGtataataatgtcattaatataGTAGAGGTATTGTGGGTAACATAGTCCACTGTAGTGctgagatattataatataaaaagtaatcagAATCATAGAGAGATATACTACAGACAACAACACTATAGATAACAACAAACTGTCTATAGAGATTTTCTAGTGTAGACAAgaattttacctttatttatatatatattttttactattatattctaCTTTGTTAGTTTTGGCAATGACAATGAGATAATTTGATCCAGAAGATTCTTCAAGTTTAATGTCTAagaaacaaacatattatatttctatgcaTCATTGTAAATTAGataagtattattgtatatatagtatttatgtttTGCTTGTTTTGTTAGGAATACAAACCAGAGGATAGCAATCAATCATGgaatgaaacatttataatgCACTGGGTGCTGCAAAATTTTGCCCAACCAGTCGCAAGGATTATTCCAATGTGGCAAAAGAGTTACAGTTTTGAGAGATTTGCAGACGGTCAACCAATGTTGATTCTTTTTACACCACTCAACCCGCTTTATGAACAATTACCATCATATGCTCTGGtaagtgatattataattatattataattgataatatgattatatctatccatttatttcataaataaattttagttacgTGAAGTGGCAAtggaatattataattgtaaaaacaatgaaagtaaTCAATGGACAGCTGAGTTAATAAAACTGCAACAAGTACAAAGGTTGCTATACCAACAGAAGAACTTTTTGAAGTTTTGTCAagaatacaaattcaaaaagCCTGTGAAAAAAGTGAATGCACTTTCAAAGAGAGATGTTTTCAtatctcaaaataataaatatctatggAATAACTTGACACAGAAAACTCAGAAGAGTGGTATATTTAATTTCCTAATTAACCATGCACTGGTTACCTCAAAAGAGGCTGATGGTTCAAATGATAATTTGTGGTCCAAATTGGGGTTTTTGGATCAATGTGGAATGAGCACAGCCAAATCGTTACCCGCTGAAAAAAGTTTctatgaaaattatgaaaaatgccAGTCAATTGAAGACCAATTGAGAGAAGAGAAGGAGAACGCGGAAATGGAAGAACAAGagtaagtaattttgttttatttataaactattaaaactgtaaagtatttgtttttaagatatataataattaacctaCTGGCGCTGACAGAAGGGCAATACTTTTAATGCGGGTTTGGTTCCCCACCATATAGATAGCCTTTTCTAACTACAGACAAATAAACGACTTTGACATTGAactgatatcattggtcgaaatcttgaataatctattaaatttaatatgaattcgCGAAAAAATACCTTTTTGGATATTggcgaagttgttatcggaacttaaaaagacaattaaaacttatttcagtGTAGAAACAACAATGTTGCCGTTTGAAGATGATCCCTTGTCTGCTGAAAATCTTATTCAAGATAATGTGAAACATTTTTGCCGACTTATGAAATTTGCTAATAAACTGAGTCCGCCTGTATCTCCGTCGAGAGTCACAAGTGGAAATATAACACATATCCATGGACTAGcatgtaaaacaaataacacTTTATATATGGCAGCTATTGATAGCGTCCGGAATTACCATTTTGCAGAGGCACttggtattaatataaaaaataaaaaggacatGACCGCTGTAGTTATTTTGGATAGTAAGGTaagtaattcattaataattaaaatttgtatagtaATTGTACACAAAAAGATTACTACAAGACATTTCAGTTCAGAAATACCGTCAGTACAGTTGAACGTccgaatataattatgatttttgtattaattattcagtTGTACCGTCAAATAGGTTATGAattagcaatttatttattatgacaaatactccattataatttttgtttctgtgattagtataatatttgtatatgctACGATTACATGTAACGCTATTCTTTCAGTACGAATCCCAGTATGTCATGTCAGAGGACTACAGCGCTAAATCACTgagagaatttatttataattttactcacAAGAACTTGAAGCGCACTTTACGCACTTACGTGGAGAACGCTAAATATACTCATTTTTTTGGTTCCAATATGAAcactcatattaataaaaaaaatgagagcATGGTTCAGATATTGGACCTGACCACACGCACATTCAAAAAGGTCATCAGAACTCCAGGCACGGTGAGTTAAATACGGagctcttttttttatataattttaataacatccaAGAGAGTTAGATTAAACACCGTAAACGCGGGGCAGGTGACGCTAGTGGCGGTGTGCGGCGGCGGCTGCGGGGCGCTGACGTCACGCGCGCTGGCGCACGCCGGGCGCGTGCTGAGCGCGTGCGGCGTACGCGTGCAGTGCGCACGTATCGATGCGCTGCGACACGACCTGCCGTGGCACTACACCGCGCACGCCTATCCCACTATACTCGTCTTTCCCGCCAacgggtaatttttttttaaaacatttttaacatttccgATGATTATGGGcaattctgttatttttttctaaaatcagACATGCttacatcataattatattatatatgtttccTGCCTTGTGGGTCGGTTAGCATATAGCCTTCAAACCCCGAAGAGCAGGATGAAATCCTGGAAGGCTGTCAATAAAATCTCAAGAATTTCGAAATTGGCAGGAGTGGTAGTCCCTCGGAGAGTACGCAGTAGGTAAAGCTTTACGTAgctgtgtgcgtgtgtgtgtgtacgtgTCACATGATttgatttctatttatataattggtgTGATAATACTAAATTCACGATCGAAATGAGAAAGGTAAACTAAGCCTTGGTCCGCCGTCTCGTGTGCGCAGCGGCGGCGAGGCGGAGAGCCGCGCGTTCCCCGGCGCCGAGCGCGTGTCGGGCGGCGCCGTGCTGGCGCTGGCGCTGCGCTCGCTGGGCGCGCCGCGGCAGCTGCGGGTGCGCCTCGCGCTCTGCCAGCAGGCCCAGGTGGGGcggcattttatttattatgtataacgaaattttaatctttatcaaATACTGACCGAATTCAAAATCACTAACTTGTGGTGATtgatgctatatttttttattgtaagtaccatattttgaaattattaaaactaagtaATTGTAACTAATAATcgtaacacaaaaattaaaaccttaaagttttgtcttaaatatatatcgcAGTAGTTATCACATTAAGTTAAACGACGATTAGTACTCGTTTATTATATACACTCCGTTAAGGCTGATAAAATTCGATCGAAAAAACGAATAGACGAATAATAAAAACGTggaattttcgaaaataattcacacggaaatttaaataaagtaaaacgaCATTTGCAAAATTAGTTCAATAACCCGTAAAAACGGCAACGCCGGGCAGCAACACTAGCGCTGGACGCTCCGCTCACCCGCTCCCCGTACCTACCCCGTAGTCTATCGGCATTACTTTAGgttaataatttgaatgaatatattcgattgtttttttgtttttgtttttgggTCTTAAACACCAATCTTATTAGGAGTATTATTTAATGCGTTGACGTCACAGCCACATTCTATAAGAATAGAAGGATAACTTTTATGAATAAACGATAAACAGAATACTTTAAGTTCCGTCCATTGATGCTCActctttaaaacataatataaaattaaaaataagcgcTCAATTTAGTTACTTCATAATTTGACAAATTTCTTTCCTCTGATCCATTATTTCATGTATGGAAAAACAATTGACTGATGATATTATTCTGAATCAacgaaaaaataacattgttgaCACTGTAACATCTCATCTCTCACCAATCGTCATAATCCCACGATTATACCTATTAATATGtactatatgtatgtactatataatcttcaattatttactattatatattttagtcattTGACTTCGAACTGTGTTGTTGTACATACATAGGTTGTAATTTTTTCCTATTCCATtacataattagtattattatattttttcagatgATAGATGAGAAAAAAGCTTGCCTGAAAGATATGAGAGAACACATAAACAGTGTGATCGGTAGAAATTTGAAATACTGGCGCCGAACCGACGTCGTAGATCTCAAAGCCGCACTTTTAAAGAGACTGCAACATTTGCACCAAGTGTCATTGTATATGAACCTGCTTCATATCACGGATCTCAATGATAATAATCAACTGCAGCAGTTACTCCTACGATCCCTTAACAATATGTCCAAGGTTTGGGACATCGATGagtctattttaagaaaaagtgTCATTCCATCACCAATAAATAGATGATACTAGCAGTAtcctgtaaataatttatttattatattgctcATTACATATTTGTGTAAACACGTTGCTTATTTTTAGAAACCAAAGTGGTATAAAAGTGTTGCAGAAAacgaatatagtttttttttaatttccattattattactttttaatgaatatcctataagtacatattatttattagcttaTAGAGTATAACATACCtatgcattgtttttttttattccatagataattattatgagCAATGTAAATATTTGCAATTGTTGATTTTTCatactgtatatattaaaagaataatataacattttattaaggcgtaaaattgttattatacataaaatagcgtaaaaagtgtatttttatttgtccgCATAAAGattatgtaaatagtttttaacaattgtaaataaaaatacattattatatgaataaccaataaaattgtttatctcAAAACTCAATATCTTTACCAAAAAATGACAGTGTATTTTGTTTAGTGCTACTTCTCCAACCTCTGACTAAACTGAGTATTACTGATATCGATTTCTGGACGTAggtttctgaaataaaaaaatatatgtaaaaagcATTGCAAAccacaacatatatttttaacctatATACCAATTAAACGTATATTACGTTAAATAgttgcattatttatttcaattatgaaaatattttatacgacatAATTAAGACAACGATTCGCTTTGACTTCACACTTAAAtaacatactttttatataacttaatttaaataacatcgtCTTGATTGAGTAGTTTCTGAAGACGTTGGAAATAAATGTCTAGTAgtagaaataatgaaattgtttcCTTTAGCTCAATTAAATATACAGACACTTGAATGATagcaactttaatttataatattatttaatgatggTTGAATAAATTTGAACACCATATTTTTGTTTCCGTGTTAGAAATACATACGTCAAACTAGAAAAAAAGTAGTAATTGTCTATGGGATCATCTTGATGGACTATGTTTGAGTAgcgttaatgattttttattttttattttatggcttaGAGAGGCGAACATGACCACCTGATGTGCAAGTGTCACCTCTgcatatgttatgtcccttgtacctgtagttatactgtctGACGCACCCTTCAAGCGGAAACATACTACTGTAGTACTGAAAATATTGCTACGTGatggtagaataaataaaactaaaaataatgaaaattaaagacATTTAACCCATTATAGTAGAGTCTGTATAGTTAGGAAATACTTCATGATAAGGTTTAACGACAAAAACCAAGTCGGTTCCAACGACTCCCGAGATATAATCGCTCAAAGAACCAGCGACGCGCTCGTCACTGCTGCCTTGATGAacctttaaaatttagtttcattatataaattaatcatattcttctaaatacataatatgatgACCCGGATCtttcattttatgtattataactaTTGTTACTTCCGTTGGAtcttctgaataaataaattaattgaatagcaGGTGGTCATGCttcttcaattatattatatattgcctaaaaaaaaatctcgtcaTTTCTTGGAATTTTATCGagaatatgtaataaaagtCATACGAATATGTTGGGACAAATTTGCATCAGTTTCTAACTAAGTGTTTTAAAATCTGAAACCTCATAAAGCCTGCCATCGGGGAGTCTTGCGTGTCTTGCTGCGTATTCTCCGATTTCTTGTAACGTATGATAATTACTTGGCTGACGTAAAGTGTATCGCCAAGGGTACAAAATAAATTCCTGTAAATATAAAGAGTGTTcttgatattatgtatatatatttataattttagcatCAGGTCGAAGTTACCCTATAGTATAACACATGTTCTTTTTTCACTATCAATAGCTCATGAGTCCTGCGAGTAATTTTCATTCAGACTATAATAACTGTACTTTTTTTTGCGCTTTTATTCCAGTGACTAacgtaatttaacttaaaaaaaatatagtcgatagaaaattatatgtatttagattTTAGAACAGATTTTAAAGACCAAGACGATATCAAAGAGATACTGAGACGAAATTCTATAGAGATAAAAATTATCTACATTTCTTACACATCTCAACTGCCTCTTTAGGATAAATCACGcaaaatttgtaaaaagttaaatcatatatttactcAGACCAAATTGGTATGTgactaattattaattctagATTTGTAGCCCCATTCAAGcatgctattttaaataaaaactattaaggATAGAGTTTAGTGATAAATTACCATCTATAATGTACCTACTTAATGTCTCTTTTTCAAAtatggattaaaataataactataagtatctctctatatatattttttaatccatATACTATAAGTTTTAGTATTCGAATAACaaatatgaaaactattttaataattatttctgtgGATAAATGGTACTTAAAATTTTCTTCACTACCTAACTAGGTTTAaactatgatttaaaaaaagaggaaTGGCGGGGACTTGAGAAAATGACGGTAATTTGGTAGGTGGTACGATAATCCGTTTGATTCGATTTCGTTGTAAGATTtgaatgttgaattaaatattgtaaaataagtcatattgagaaataaattgtttatatcgtTCACCTAGTCTTTTCTTGGAGGGTAAgatacaatacatatttataaatagaatgttACAGTTACTTTTTTAGGTACGAAACTGGCATGCAAATGTATGGCTAGATGCAATATGTCGGCAAGCTTGTGCACGTATTCCCGTATCGCCTGTGCTTCTGCCGTAGAGAAGGGCTTTATACCCGGGTAGTATTGCGAGCAACGAATCGGTGTTTTGCGTACGTCATCtgcaatataaaaatttgattttatcgcTGCTTTATTGCCCGTATAAAACGATATCTTACtgatatattgatatttgtGTTATTGACATTGATGATACTATTAtgtttatcgtttttattgtaaaacaataaatttgtatcacatgcactttatttaagtaataaaaattctaGTGAcactaaaatactaaaataataattttaaaaacacgcTAAGCCTAACCTATACttcacttaaaatattcttGACTTAATTAACGAGCTTGTGACACAATTTCCCTAATATGAATAGATTACATATTTACTAAGGAAAATCAACTTCTATAATCTACCGTGCTGTGGAGAAATCCAACAAAGTccaattattttagaaaaaaatcaccTTGCCAGTGATATGCAAAGTTACGATTAATGTTAGTTCCGAAGCATAGTTGCTCTCCTGATTCCTTGTCAACATTCTTATGCCATTCGGCTGGTTTCGTTTTAGTTCTAACGGAGATGTTGCGTGACCACTCTATAGCGTCTATTGACGTATAATCACGAAGACTCGTCGTAAAATTAAGTCCGTCTGGGTTCGCTATCGGaattaaatacctataataaacgattttataaatattacgctTTATTAATCTGCTTTGTGCCAGATACTGTTGTATTTTTTCGCATTCTCTATATTTTTAAGGGCCGCCACGTTTAAGCTCTGTGAATCTAGTTTGTTATCAGAAATTGTAATCTGATAATGAAACTAACTTCGgggaaacatattatttaatgataaactaGTCACGTTCATAATATATTCcggaagtaattttaattttttctttgtaatagGTATTTAGTTAGTAGTCACTTTTGTCGATGGGATTTGGGGCTCTAGGATGTACTAACACATCGTCTTCTCTAACCACCCTAGTGCCTGTTGTTATACTGGCTCTTTCAGCCTTCAAACCACAAATATACGGTTTGGCAGTATAATATTCGATGAGAAAGTAATAttggtagtacctacccagaccaaGTAATGTTTTTCAAACATTACTGTCAATGAGATCTTAGCCATATAAATTTGAATCCTACGTACCTATAATAGTTTGAAGacttattcttaataattatttaattattcattttaccaGTCATAATCGTTAAAAAACGGTGTTTGGAACGTTGTGTCATAAATAAGTTTGTCAGCTAATTCAAGTATACTATTTGATCCAGCCCACACCATTCCATTTATTGCTGAAAAATTCGTTAAAAAGTTTAACATTCCATATTATGTTCTAAAAAAGTATAACCAACCAGTATTCAGTCTTGTTAAAGTTTGATTGTCGGTCTAAGTATATTTGCAAGCGattaatgatatattacttCCAATTATGAGTATTCCAGGTTTCTTGCTGAGCGTGTCACTGTGCAATTCAATAGCTATAAGACTATTATTGGCAGCAGTGTGTGGAGTCAAATGCACCACTTCTACCATTTCAGGGTCTTCCATGGCCATGTGTTGCACTACATTCAGCATAGTCTCGTAATCAATATACCCctcatatttcaatttattaccgATACTTCTAATCCTTCTCATTTTAGTACCcgatctatatttaaaaaaatattaactatgtagtatattaatggaaaaaatagtatagtagcattaaattaatttaaaaaaaaatgataacgtACTGTTCGAAGTTTCGTGgtggaaataaaaacatgaacaAAATTcccagaaaatatataaatccaaCTATATACACTTTTATATGCAAAAACattgtacaaaaatatcaaCAGTATTTATCAAGTCATACACATCAATCAAAGAGTATATGAGCTTCGTACATATCAACCACgtttttttgcaaatatgtttaaaaaaaatgtttccatttgcaaaaacaatttataaatcgtaactttgtctttgtattttaatttcacaaaGGAAAGAAATTGCCTGTAAATTACGTGATTATGGTAAAATATGtctttcaattatataaatatgttacgtTAATCATATACAAATCATTTTTCTGGTAACGTTCTTTAGTTCATAGTATTCTTTTTCTAATATGGCCTCTGACAAGACAACAGCTTGTACTGTCAAAATATGATGGAAgactattttttcttataatgaatttgagtatatttttgataatattaggCTTTACAGAATTGGTATTTAGTTCAAGCGTTAATAGTACGAAAGATGATTCTTGCCACGTTTGTACCCTATCATGTAAGGCTTAGTAAATGTGAATTTTGTGTTTCATttacatgtgtgtgtgtgcaaacatttttaaatcttttatagaTTTTCGTCGTAAACGAGCAATCTCAGAGTATACGAGGTGGTACTCTAATTTAGAAACAACACAAGAGTTTATCGTTAAAGTTTTAGACGATGATGTATCTACCGCCAATAAACCAATTGCGGCTGTGAATATCCAACCATTAACAAAAGCTCaagaaaaaattattattggtgGAGCTGTAGTTCCATCGCCAACTACTGAAATTACTTTAGATCCTTCAAAAGAATATACACGATTCATTCCTCCGACTACTCTTTCTGTAACAAAAATTGATGGTAGCATTATATTAGCACCAATAAAACCATATAGTAAAGTAATACCACCAATACGACCAAAAGGTacactaatattaatttcaaattaaattattttaattatataatgtcttaggtaattattacgtttattaCCTTATAAggtattgaaattaaacatggCTCTGGGCGACATCCACAGCGTGATGAAAGTCCTCCCGCTAGTCCTAAATTTCTACCAAGGTCTCAAACACATATAGGACGACAATATGCGCCTATAGCACCGGTATCCTTTACGCGTCGTCATACAATTGGTCCGCTTACTCCACGTACGGTGGATAATTTCGTaagtaaacatatacatacgtatattatattgataaaatagtaaataataaatagtaacgtATTAGTTCTTGCACGGTCGAGCTCGACGAtatcaatcatttattttacacgATAAAGTATCTGGTTATTAGATCTCGGTTCTCACAATTTATGACATACTACAAAGGAGAGAGAATTATTGCTACTTACTATGTTAATATGTAGTAAGTAGCAAATCCATATTCATAAAGATAAGATTATACATagtttccatttttttaattaaatatattttatatttgttacctAATGATAGTTTTGTATGGTTATAGATATTGCATAAAACAACTTTGAGCCCTACAAGGACGTTCTCTTATCCAGATATTGTAATGCCTACGAGAACGTCATCATTTAGGAATTTGTTTACTTTTGAATATACCTcagaattatttgataattcaaAGCCGTCGCGAACTACTCCATCGACTCAAATAAATCCTCATCGCACATCTTTAAGAGCCCACGAAGAAGTAGATGATAATGAAGATTCTAAAACGTTTGATACTGAAGATAAAATGAAAACTAATCAACATATTTATTCAACCAATAAGactattgaaaaagaaaatcagttattttacaatgatttattttataatggcgATGATGAAACAGAAAGCTCTAAAAGTCAGAaaagtaaagataatattaacttAGTCAAATCTGTCAAAGAAGCatcagaaaatattatgtactcCGATATTTCAACTAATAGTAACGATAAAGACGGTGGAGGCAGGAATTATGAAGAAGAAGATGAATTAGAGAATGAAGTAGTTAATATAACTGCTAAATCGATATTTGGAGTTGCAACTATAAAAGTTTCGGAtagcgtaaaaaatatttccattgaaAAAAAACGTCCAATTTGCAGCGTCTTAAGATCGAATCCCCTTTCTTTTAGTTCACCACTATCTTTACATGAGGTACCCTTTTTTAATTGATCGATCGGATATTTCGTTAGAAAcccattaatttgtttttaaacattgtACCAATTTCTTATTTAGGTCAAATACTCTATTTACTAGTTTAAAAGCATCATAgcattttgattatttacttTTCATCAGATAGTATTGCAATTAAAACAATGGGCGGAGGAAAGTCCTATTGCTAAACGGCTAGATATTACAAACGGAAATTTTACCGTTATGGAAAATCCAATATATATGATGATAGTTGACGATCCAACTAGCGGCCAAATTGTTTCTGCTAAAAAAACAGTCATGATTGTTGCAGGTATTGgtgaaattatatacatatgtataaataaactaatgttattttagatttaaataaaatagttactttGTAAGACTTGATCTAaactatttatactaatattataaatgcgaaaaagCTGTCTGACTGTCTGTTTCTCTCTCACCACCAAACTATTAATcagaatttaatgaattttgctatgaaacaagcttgaaccctGATTTAAAAACTTGTTGATAAAAAATTGACTGCAATAATAAGATTGTTACAGGGATTCAGGGAAGAGATCACCATGCAGTAACGGCTgcaatgtatgttttatatcaACTCATTGAACGTAGTGAAGCTCGCGCCGATCTACTGACAAAATTTCGTTTCTGGATTATTCCTGTTTTTAATCCTGATGGATATGACTATTCGATGACATTTCCACACGTAAGATATCTAGCATGTTTTTTtatagaacattttaaaatcttGACTTTATAACAAAAGCGTATGTTCATTATACAACAAAAACTACTACTTACTTTTATAATCAGTTAAATCATTCAGGAGCACATCGTTGGAAGTTTGCGTTCATAGAAAAtcgatatcttttttattacctaCTACGTCCTATAATCTTATAAAGGACGTAGCCTGAATATACTGATGATAAGTATGGTATGCGTGTgcgtacttataaaattattaacactaatgATAAGTgtgatattgaaattattgaattttactgtgataaaaaataatacttatctaaAAATTACCATAAAATCATTTATCTTACGTATAGCCTTGATAACAACATTCTTACCATGACGATACtgataaaatatagattattcaaattggataattattaagaaagatACCATTAATTATTGCTATAggtaaaaatgttatgtcaGCGGTAAATGATTGTGataaacttttttgttattttttttttgttgtgttaattttaatacttcaaCTGGCATAAGTATATGCTATAATTCTgctaacaaattaaatttttaacaagcGAATCATTGTAGtacagttaatttattttattatttaggttaTTTACAATATCCCATTACTGAGCAAATGTCGAATGTAATGTTAAGAAAAAAGTGctcttataaatgaatattatggaCTCTTAGAGAATAATTTGCGTGCGAGGGTTATGACAACGGTTCGCAGcaatttctttcattatttttcatattatcttaatgaaagttacaataaataatatttggaaaataaataaataaaatttttacattcgaagggtggtggcgcattgacaaagtaaggaatggttaaaatttatttctaatgtctatgtggtgaccactttccatcaggtcgcccatttgtcggtccgcctatctatttacaataattaaatagcaTAGTCCATTGAAATGTTACATTTCACCTTGCGTCCCTCAGAGgacgcaattttattttaggaatatgTGGGGGCGTCAGTAGAAGCTTAACCCCAAGTTTGTGGTGCTGCTGGACTGGCC
This region of Vanessa atalanta chromosome 8, ilVanAtal1.2, whole genome shotgun sequence genomic DNA includes:
- the LOC125065810 gene encoding thioredoxin domain-containing protein 11 gives rise to the protein MFPTADTEDISRVTSLKRKSSFSSNERDSTESSQVAKQNNNRELTLNMLIKELVFCIALALTTYGALHNTPAKISKVPRAVRFFYSDSVVADWYKGQLSNALATINTEDLSFVMYYAPWDAESQYVRGEFEKAAHILRDRVHFSAINCWNPGSECRLQHNKIPSWPILMAYTVTSRGVLYKGPRNAESMVNFLEMLMRPLEKISNTEDLVNLLSICDAVALGFTPLTDTSRYYNIWYNVALKSREFDTVGEICFATVTSKELAMDLGVERVPNLRLMLWNDTKEYKPEDSNQSWNETFIMHWVLQNFAQPVARIIPMWQKSYSFERFADGQPMLILFTPLNPLYEQLPSYALLREVAMEYYNCKNNESNQWTAELIKLQQVQRLLYQQKNFLKFCQEYKFKKPVKKVNALSKRDVFISQNNKYLWNNLTQKTQKSGIFNFLINHALVTSKEADGSNDNLWSKLGFLDQCGMSTAKSLPAEKSFYENYEKCQSIEDQLREEKENAEMEEQDVETTMLPFEDDPLSAENLIQDNVKHFCRLMKFANKLSPPVSPSRVTSGNITHIHGLACKTNNTLYMAAIDSVRNYHFAEALGINIKNKKDMTAVVILDSKYESQYVMSEDYSAKSLREFIYNFTHKNLKRTLRTYVENAKYTHFFGSNMNTHINKKNESMVQILDLTTRTFKKVIRTPGTVTLVAVCGGGCGALTSRALAHAGRVLSACGVRVQCARIDALRHDLPWHYTAHAYPTILVFPANGGGEAESRAFPGAERVSGGAVLALALRSLGAPRQLRVRLALCQQAQMIDEKKACLKDMREHINSVIGRNLKYWRRTDVVDLKAALLKRLQHLHQVSLYMNLLHITDLNDNNQLQQLLLRSLNNMSKVWDIDESILRKSVIPSPINR
- the LOC125065811 gene encoding zinc carboxypeptidase-like, which codes for MFLHIKVYIVGFIYFLGILFMFLFPPRNFEQSGTKMRRIRSIGNKLKYEGYIDYETMLNVVQHMAMEDPEMVEVVHLTPHTAANNSLIAIELHSDTLSKKPGILIIGTINGMVWAGSNSILELADKLIYDTTFQTPFFNDYDWYLIPIANPDGLNFTTSLRDYTSIDAIEWSRNISVRTKTKPAEWHKNVDKESGEQLCFGTNINRNFAYHWQDDVRKTPIRCSQYYPGIKPFSTAEAQAIREYVHKLADILHLAIHLHASFVPKKEFILYPWRYTLRQPSNYHTLQEIGEYAARHARLPDGRLYEVHQGSSDERVAGSLSDYISGVVGTDLVFVVKPYHEVFPNYTDSTIMETYVQKSISVILSLVRGWRSSTKQNTLSFFGKDIEF
- the LOC125065907 gene encoding mast cell carboxypeptidase A-like, with translation MNLSIFLIILGFTELVFSSSVNSTKDDSCHVCTLSYFRRKRAISEYTRWYSNLETTQEFIVKVLDDDVSTANKPIAAVNIQPLTKAQEKIIIGGAVVPSPTTEITLDPSKEYTRFIPPTTLSVTKIDGSIILAPIKPYSKVIPPIRPKGIEIKHGSGRHPQRDESPPASPKFLPRSQTHIGRQYAPIAPVSFTRRHTIGPLTPRTVDNFILHKTTLSPTRTFSYPDIVMPTRTSSFRNLFTFEYTSELFDNSKPSRTTPSTQINPHRTSLRAHEEVDDNEDSKTNDKDGGGRNYEEEDELENEVVNITAKSIFGVATIKVSDSIVLQLKQWAEESPIAKRLDITNGNFTVMENPIYMMIVDDPTSGQIVSAKKTVMIVAGIQGRDHHAVTAAMYVLYQLIERSEARADLLTKFRFWIIPVFNPDGYDYSMTFPHRREWSKNLRQSWDSCKGRESCQACEDFGLRCTIQPCYGVNLDRNFEYQWIPPEELRAEHPCGSLYAGPRQLSETETYALTHFLHDQRSPLYAFIAFKEGDVLGILYPYSHTNKRRALDHIHRPRASRAASAAFSISGRMYVAGQTSEFLPLYAGGIEDWVDGHLGIDNTYTVMMFRPIDVQNSKLAMERVVHEAYAAVDTLLLQSIEPVAPPHVTLTRSKASQSVVPLKGCAIIVIFAIRYIRYG